Below is a window of Flavobacterium sp. N2820 DNA.
GGTATTAATAGTATAAGAAAAATCAGCTGAAGGAGTTCCGCTAATGGTAACTACATTTCCAGAAGTCGAAGCTGTTACACCAGTTGGTAAACCAGAAACCGTTGCGCTAGTTGCACCACCACCAAAAGTATAGTGAATAGGTGTAATAGCAGTTCCAGAACAAATGGATTGATTGTTATTTGCAGAGTCTAAAGTTAGCGTTGCATTGTTTGAAAGCGATACAGTTCCATTCAAACTAACCGAACCACAACCGCCTACGGTATCAATAGTATAAGAAAAATCAGCTGAAGGAGTTCCGCTAATGGTAACTACATTTCCAGAAGTCGAAGCTGTTACACCAGTTGGTAAACCAGAAACCGTTGCGCTAGTTGCACCACCACCAAAAGTATAGTGAATAGGTGTAATAGCAGTTCCAGAACAAATGGATTGATTGTTATTTGCAGAGTCTAAAGTTAGCGTTGCATTGTTTGAAAGCGATACAGTTCCATTCAAACTAACCGAACCACAACCGCCTACGGTATTAATAGTATAAGAAAAATCAGCTGAAGGAGTTCCGCTAATGGTAACTACATTTCCAGAAGTCGAAGCTGTTACACCAGTTGGTAAACCAGAAACCGTTGCACTAGTTGCGCCACCTCCAAAAGTATATTGAATAGGTGCAATAGCAGTTCCAGAACAAATGGATTGATTGTTATTCGCAGAGTCTAAAGTTAGCGTTGCATTGTTTGAAAGCGATACAGTTCCATTCAAACTAACCGAACCACAACCGCCTACGGTATTAATAGTATAAGAAAAATCAGCTGAAGGAGTTCCGCTAATGGTAACTACATTTCCAGAAGTCGAAGCTGTTACACCAGTTGGTAAACCAGAAACCGTTGCGCTAGTTGCGCCACCTCCAAAAGTATATTGAATAGGTGCAATAGTAGTTCCAGAGCAAATGGATTGATTGTTATTCGCAGAGTCTAAAGTTAGCGTTGCATTGTTTGAAAGCGATACAGTTCCATTCAAACTAACCGAACCACAACCGCCTACGGTATTAATAGTATAAGAAAAATCAGCTGAAGGAGTTCCGCTAATGGTAACTACATTTCCAGAAGTCGAAGCTGTTACACCAGTTGGTAAACCAGAAACCGTTGCACTAGTTGCGCCACCTCCAAAAGTATATTGAATAGGTGCAATAGCAGTTCCAGAACAAATGGATTGATTGTTATTCGCAGAGTCTAAAGTTAGCGTTGCATTGTTTGAAAGCGATACAGTTCCATTCAAACTAACCGAACCACAACCGCCTACGGTATCAATATTATAAGAAAAATCAGCTGAAGGAGTTCCGCTAATGGTAACTACATTTCCAGAAGTCGAAGCTGTTACACCAGTTGGTAAACCAAAAACCGTTGCACTAGTTGCACCACCACCAAAAGTATATTGAATAGGTGCAATAGCAGTTCCAGAACAAATGGATTGATTAGTTGTTCCAATTGCACTAGATAAGGATAATGTACTTCCGCTAATGTTAATTACTATATTATCAGAAAGTGAGGTATTACAAACATTTGTAACAGTTAGAGTTAAAGTTATTGTGCTGCCTGATATGGCAGTAGTTGGAATTGTGTAATTTGTAACTAAGTTACTTGAATTAGAAAAACTTCCAATAGGAGCAGACCAGGCTATACTTGTTTGACCTTGAGCAGTCCCTGATAAATTAATAGTTTGTCCCGGACAAGCAGTTAATGGTGTTGTTCCAGCTTCTACAGTAAAAGGAGGTATTGGTGCTGTACAACCATTGTTTACATAGGTTGGAGTTCCAGTTGGACTAAAATTTACAGTTGAACCATTTAGATCAGATATTGCTCCTCCAACCGCACCAAAAATATTAATTAAATTGGCTCTTTGATATGTTACACTATCAGAACAGCTTCCTCCAAATGTAACACTTAAAGTTCGTGTAGCAGGAGTAGCGTTATAATTTCCGAAGTGACCTGCATTTGGGTTTGAAGGGGTGTCTTGAAATAGCATATAAATATTTGAAGTCAATGCCCCGAAAGAGTTTAATGTTGTGTCTAAGTTTGGGCTTGTAACAACAATTGCTGTTGAATTAGCGGGCAGAACTCCTCCAATAGGTTCTAAAATTTGACCGCAACCTCCAGCCGCAGCAATAGCGGTATTTAGTTGATTAACTTTTGAGGCTGTGGTTGCATTTTGCACTAATCCTAGCCAAGTTTGAGCGGGCCAATTGATGTTTAAAGTACTTGTGTTTAGTGGAGTCGCTCCAATTTTCATACGAAACATTTCATTGTAACCTTCATTGGTTCCGTCATCACAAGCATCAACTAAAATGCTTTCGATTTCAAAACATTGAGAGAAAGAGTTATTTGGTAAGAAAAAAAAGGTGATTAATAAGGGTAAAATCTTATAAAATTTCATTCTAATTGCGGCTTAATTTGAAAAGCGGCACAAAGTTACGAAAAGCGAAAGATTCTAATATTATTAAAAAATTAATATTATTAAAAAAGGTGTAAATTTTACTTTACACCTTTTGTTTTTTTTCTTATTTTGGAGGATATTGCTCTAAAATTTTAGAAACAAATTCTTTAATTCGAGCGTCTTTTTTGTCTGTGTTTTTTGTAAGAGAGCCAGTTCCTTCACCTTGCCAAACTAATTCTTTCGTTTTCGCATCGATAATATCAATAAAAAGGCTTCCCTCTTGAGAGGTGGTTACGTTAGAATATCCCATGCCCCAATAAGGATTCCAGCCCCAGCCAAATCCCATATTGTTGTAAATATCAACGCGTTCTCTTTCTTTCGTAAAAATACTGATTAACACATCAGGGTTTTCTGATTTAACAAATCCTTTAGCAGACATTACTTCGTCAATTGAGTAAAGGATTCTTTTTTTATCTAAATCTGAAATTTCAGCTTTATCAATACCATTTTTTAAATAAGCATAGGATTTGTAATTTGTAAAAACGGCTTTTTTGTCATAATCAGCATTTACTCTAACTGAACTACAAGAAGCTAAAGTTGCTATCAAAAGTATCGAAAGTAATTTTAATGTTTTCATTTTATAGAATTTAAGATTATTAGAACTTTTAAATCGTTAGATTTATTAGATAATTCTAAAAAAAATCTAAAAATCTAACAACTGGTCTTCAACTATATTAGGGATGGTAACTTTCAATAAAGGTTGCGTCTCCATGGCTCTTTTTATTGCAAAAATAGCTCCTTCGTTTCTTGCCCAACTTCTTCTTGAAATTCCGTTGTTTACATCCCAAAAAAGCATCGACTCTAATCGTTTAGATGCTTCTTTAGTACCATCAAGAACCATACCAAAACCACCATTAATTACTTCGCCCCAACCAACGCCTCCACCATTGTGAATGGAAACCCAAGTAGCGCCTCGAAAACTATCTCCGATAACGTTTTGAATAGCCATATCTGCAGTAAATCGTGAACCGTCATAAATGTTAGATGTTTCTCTATAAGGCGAATCGGTTCCTGAAACGTCGTGATGATCTCGTCCTAAAATAACATATCCTATTTCTCCTTTTGCAATGGCTTGATTGAAAGCTTCTGCAATTTTAATTCTTCCTTCGGCATCAGCATACAGAATTCTTGCTTGTGAGCCAACGACCAATTTATTTTCTTGCGCGCCTTTTATCCATTGGATGTTATCGGCCATCTGCTGTTGGATTTCCTCTGGAGAATTTTTCATCATTTCCTCAAGAACATCACAAGCGATTTTGTCGGTTTTGGCTAAATCTTCGGGATTTCCTGAAGCACAAACCCATCGGAATGGACCAAATCCGTAATCGAAACACATTGGTCCCATAATATCTTGAACGTAGCTATTGTACTTGAAATCGATGTGGTTTTCTGCAAAAACATCAGCCCCAGCACGCGAAGCTTCAAGTAAAAAAGCATTTCCGTAATCGAAGAAATACGTTCCTTTTTTGGTATGTTTATTAATTGCAGCCGCATGACGACGCAATGTTTTTTGAACTTCTTCCTTGAATTTATCAGGATTATTGGCCATTAAATCGTTAGATTCTTCGAATGTGTAACCAATTGGATAATAACCTCCAGCCCAAGGATTGTGTAATGAAGTTTGATCGGAACCTAAATCGATATGCAGGTTTTCTTGGTCAAATCGCTCCCAAACATCAACTACATTTCCGAGATAAGCAATGGAAACCACTTCATTATTTGCTAGAGCGTTTTTAACTCTTGGAACTAATTCGTCAATGTTTTCAATTACTTCATTAATCCAACCTTGTGAATGACGAATGTGTGTAATTTTCGGATTTACTTCTGCACAAACAGTAACGCAACCGGCAATATTTCCTGCTTTTGGTTGTGCGCCAGACATTCCTCCCAATCCAGAAGTTACGAATAATCCACCTTTTGGGGATTTTTTTATTTTTCGGAATCCGTTTAAAACGGTAATTGTAGTGCCGTGAACAATTCCTTGTGGACCGATATACATATAACTTCCTGCAGTCATTTGTCCGTATTGCGAAACTCCTAGAGCATTCATTTTTTCCCAATCGTCTGGTTTGGAATAATTTGGAATTACCATTCCGTTTGTAACAACCACTCTTGGCGCTTCTTTATGTGATGGAAATAATCCCATTGGATGACCAGAATACATGGCTAAAGTTTGTTCATCGGTCATTTCTGCCAAATATTTCATGGTCAATAAATACTGTGCCCAATTTTGAAAAACAGCACCATTTCCACCATAAGTTATTAGTTCATGTGGATGTTGTGCAACGGCATAATCCAAATTATTTTGAATCATCAACATAATAGCTTTTGCTTGTTCGCATTTTCCAGGATATTCTGAAATTGGTCGTGCGTACATCTTATAATCAGGTCGCAAACGGTACATGTAAATTCTTCCGTAGGTTTCTAATTCGGCTTTGAATTCGGGAAGTAATTCGGCATGATGTTTAGGTTCAAAATAGCGTAAAGCATTTTTTAAGGCTAATTTTTTTTCCTCGTCAGAAAGAATTTCTTTTCGTTTTGGCGCATGATTTATTTCGGCCTCATACGGTTTTGGATTTGGTAAAATCGATGGAATTCCTTGTAGTATTTGTTCTTGAAAAGTCATTTTTTGATGTATATTGTAATGTTGTATATTTTTTTAACGGAATACTGATTACTTTTTTGTTGTTCCCGTTTTCTTGTCAAATCCATATGGACAATGTCTACAGCCGCTTTTGCAACAATAACCACGTTTTAAATGATATTTTTCTGTGAAACAGCGATAGCCTTCAGGAGTTAAATAGTAATCTTCTCCTTCTTTTAAATTTTTCGGATTTAAATCTTCATTCATAAGTACAAATTTAGCAACTTTGCATCAAATGATACTACTAGTTTTTAAATATTTAATACCAAAAGGTTTTCGAGGTTTAACATTTTATCCGTTTGTTTTTTTAGCAGATAAGGATGATAGGTTGAATGAGGTTTTTATTAATCATGAAAAAATCCATATTAGACAGCAATTGGAGTTGTTAATTGTGCCATTTTACCTTTGGTATTTTATTGAATATTTAATTCGATTGCTTCAATTTAGAAATAGAAAAAAGGCCTACTATTCTATATCATTTGAGAAAGAAGCTTATGCCAATGAAAAAGACCTTGAGTATTTAAAGTCAAGGTCTTTTTGGAGGTTTTTGAGGTATTTTTAATTACTATTTTTGAACCTGCATTGGAATCATTGACCATTGTTCATTAGAAGTTGTTGGTGTTTCAACATTTCCTTTTACCCATAGCTGATAATAATAGGTTGTTCCATCGGTCAATCCATTTGACACGGTTTGGTTAAAGGTGTTCATCCAATAGTTTCCAGAACCTTGAATAGGAGAATCTGATGCGTATGATAATTGTGTATAAGCTGATAAATTTGTTGCTGTAGTTCCAATTGCTCCAGCAGAAGTTGTTGTTCTAGTAATTGCCGTAATTGCACCTTCATTATCTGAACAATTGGCGCTATAAGTAGTGTTTACAATTACATCGTGACCAGCTTTGTATACTATTGGAGTTTCGCTTACTAATCTGTAGTTGGTTGCTATTGCAGTAGTGATATTTAAGGTATAGCTAATGAAAAACATTTCGTTTCCGCCACCGCTTTGATCGTCTCTAATCGTTAAAGTCCAGTTTCCATTAGGTGATACTCCGTTAAATCCATTCATTGCGGTGATTGTTGGCGTAATTACATCAGTAGTTAAAGATCCTTCTGGTTGGTAAGTTCCTGTAATTGTAGCCGCTCCAGAAACTGTTGAAATGTTGACTGTGCCAGCATCTGAAAAGGTTACATCAAATGTTATTATATTACCAGCACCATTGTCAAAAGTAGGATCAAGGTCTGTCGTCAGTTCAATAATTTGTCCTGTCGGAGATTGAAGATATAAGTCGATGTTATTGCAGTATCTTTCTTGATCAATCCTAACATTACAAGTAATATTAGTAATTGTTCCAGTTAATCCTGTCGCTGCTATTACTCTTGTACCCGAGCTAAGACTAAAAAAACCAGCTGTATTATTTGTTAAAGACGTGGTAACTTGACTAAAAGTTATATTTGGTTCACTAACTGTTGAAGAACTTGATGTTTCAGATTTAGTAGTATTTCCCATTCTTTCCCAACGAGTAGAGCTCCAACTATAATAACCTGGCGTAACGTTATTTGGACTTGTTCCTGCTGTTGCTGTATTGTAAATTATAGTCCCATTAACAAGCGGATTTGGAGTGTTTGGATTTACAACACTCGTATTGTCTAAAGTAGATGTTAAAGCAATTCTTGGAGGAAGAAATCCATTATTTGCTGAGGTTATATCTAAAGCGCCTTCCGGAGCTGTTGTTCCTATTCCAATTTGAGCATAAGAAAAAGAACTGATTAGTGTTAAAACTAAAAGTAAGATATTTTTTTTCATCGATTATAATTTGAGTAGTTTATTTTTGTAATTGAATTGGTGCCATTGACCATTGCTCGTTAGACGATAATGGGGTTTCTATGTTTCCTTTAGCCCATAGTTGATAATAGTATGTTGTGCCGTCAGTAAGACCTGAAGAAATTGCTTGGTTTCGGGAAGATAACCAATGATTTTTAGAAATAGATTTTGCAGTATTTGATGTGTATGATAGTTTTGTATAACTAGGTGAAGTTAAATCTGTAACTGCTGTTCCAATTGCACCGGCAGATGAAGTGCTGGCTGTTATTGCTGTAATTACACCGTTACTATCAGAACAATTAGCACTATATGCCGAGTTAATTAACACATCATGACCTGCTTTGTAGATTACGGGAATTTCACTTACTAGTCGATAGTCAGAAGTTGAATTTGTTTCAATTGTTAAGCTAAAATCAATAAAATTTAAAAAATCTGCAGCAAAATCATCTCTGAGGTGTAATGTCCAATTTCCGTTCGGAGAATTTCCATTAAATCCAGCCATGGTTGTAATAGTTGGTGTAAGAACATCTGTTGTTAATGTGCCTTCTGGTCTGTAAGTTCCTGAAACATTTCCTGTAGTCCATGATGTAATGTTGGTTGCGCCTGAATCTGCAAAAGTTACATTAAAGTTAGTTCCTGCAAAAGGCCCATTATCTGTTGATAATTCTATAATTTGACCAGTTGGAGATTGTAAGTACAAATCAATATCTGCAGCGTATGAATGACTAATTTGTACATTACATGTTATTAAAGTTGTAGTGCCAGTTGCTCCGGTAATAGTGATTAATCTGGTTTGAGTTGAGAGATCAAATGTGCTTGCCGTTGAATTACTTCCTGTATAAGTATTTGGCATATTTGAATTTGGTGCAGCTACTGTGTTGTTTG
It encodes the following:
- a CDS encoding DUF4136 domain-containing protein encodes the protein MKTLKLLSILLIATLASCSSVRVNADYDKKAVFTNYKSYAYLKNGIDKAEISDLDKKRILYSIDEVMSAKGFVKSENPDVLISIFTKERERVDIYNNMGFGWGWNPYWGMGYSNVTTSQEGSLFIDIIDAKTKELVWQGEGTGSLTKNTDKKDARIKEFVSKILEQYPPK
- a CDS encoding T9SS type B sorting domain-containing protein, producing the protein MKFYKILPLLITFFFLPNNSFSQCFEIESILVDACDDGTNEGYNEMFRMKIGATPLNTSTLNINWPAQTWLGLVQNATTASKVNQLNTAIAAAGGCGQILEPIGGVLPANSTAIVVTSPNLDTTLNSFGALTSNIYMLFQDTPSNPNAGHFGNYNATPATRTLSVTFGGSCSDSVTYQRANLINIFGAVGGAISDLNGSTVNFSPTGTPTYVNNGCTAPIPPFTVEAGTTPLTACPGQTINLSGTAQGQTSIAWSAPIGSFSNSSNLVTNYTIPTTAISGSTITLTLTVTNVCNTSLSDNIVINISGSTLSLSSAIGTTNQSICSGTAIAPIQYTFGGGATSATVFGLPTGVTASTSGNVVTISGTPSADFSYNIDTVGGCGSVSLNGTVSLSNNATLTLDSANNNQSICSGTAIAPIQYTFGGGATSATVSGLPTGVTASTSGNVVTISGTPSADFSYTINTVGGCGSVSLNGTVSLSNNATLTLDSANNNQSICSGTTIAPIQYTFGGGATSATVSGLPTGVTASTSGNVVTISGTPSADFSYTINTVGGCGSVSLNGTVSLSNNATLTLDSANNNQSICSGTAIAPIQYTFGGGATSATVSGLPTGVTASTSGNVVTISGTPSADFSYTINTVGGCGSVSLNGTVSLSNNATLTLDSANNNQSICSGTAITPIHYTFGGGATSATVSGLPTGVTASTSGNVVTISGTPSADFSYTIDTVGGCGSVSLNGTVSLSNNATLTLDSANNNQSICSGTAITPIHYTFGGGATSATVSGLPTGVTASTSGNVVTISGTPSADFSYTINTVGGCGSVSLNGTVSLSNNATLTLDSANNNQSICSGTAIAPIQYTFGGGATSATVSGLPAGVTASTSGNVVTISGTPTSATAATFNYTITATGSICGTPSLSGSITLTNGIAPIFTQANAVCDGVTINLPTTSTNGITGAWQLISSTPTDATYEFTPDAGQCALNTQMTVQIYPRPVVTATVLPSTGVLCSGDVVDIQLSSNVPGAIFSWTSSSATVTGHSSSVVGSTDTFINQTLVLNSGITGTGEVVYGIVAEANGCVGETVFVTISVNPIPDVTVTGDGQTICSGETTNISFEGTVNNTVFTWVVQSSTGVSGASNGSGSSIAQVLETTGLSQGVVVYQVTPSLNGCVGASATITVYVNPIPELFGSPNHPELCSGVGSTFINFSTFNANTIFTWTVNQVGVTGATADTSTGSTLLIEQVLETTGNTQGYVDYVITPTLNGCSGTSVTVRVYVNPLPQPVLADGTICVDAAGVTFQTYLLDTGLDASMYDFVWYIDGVAQANSDAATFTASVVGVYSVIATNSVTNCVSEEEFAAVTATTPADSFTTLVTDAFSDNATITVTVSGGSGTLLYQLDEGSFQSSNIFTGVSAGEHTVTVIDSEGCTFITQNVTVIDYPKYFTPNGDGHNDTWNIVGMNQADAKLYIFDRYGKLIKQLSATDTSNGWDGTYNGQQLPSTDYWFTLDYTENGAAKQFKAHFSMKR
- a CDS encoding DUF5522 domain-containing protein, whose product is MNEDLNPKNLKEGEDYYLTPEGYRCFTEKYHLKRGYCCKSGCRHCPYGFDKKTGTTKK
- a CDS encoding urocanate hydratase, which encodes MTFQEQILQGIPSILPNPKPYEAEINHAPKRKEILSDEEKKLALKNALRYFEPKHHAELLPEFKAELETYGRIYMYRLRPDYKMYARPISEYPGKCEQAKAIMLMIQNNLDYAVAQHPHELITYGGNGAVFQNWAQYLLTMKYLAEMTDEQTLAMYSGHPMGLFPSHKEAPRVVVTNGMVIPNYSKPDDWEKMNALGVSQYGQMTAGSYMYIGPQGIVHGTTITVLNGFRKIKKSPKGGLFVTSGLGGMSGAQPKAGNIAGCVTVCAEVNPKITHIRHSQGWINEVIENIDELVPRVKNALANNEVVSIAYLGNVVDVWERFDQENLHIDLGSDQTSLHNPWAGGYYPIGYTFEESNDLMANNPDKFKEEVQKTLRRHAAAINKHTKKGTYFFDYGNAFLLEASRAGADVFAENHIDFKYNSYVQDIMGPMCFDYGFGPFRWVCASGNPEDLAKTDKIACDVLEEMMKNSPEEIQQQMADNIQWIKGAQENKLVVGSQARILYADAEGRIKIAEAFNQAIAKGEIGYVILGRDHHDVSGTDSPYRETSNIYDGSRFTADMAIQNVIGDSFRGATWVSIHNGGGVGWGEVINGGFGMVLDGTKEASKRLESMLFWDVNNGISRRSWARNEGAIFAIKRAMETQPLLKVTIPNIVEDQLLDF
- a CDS encoding proprotein convertase P-domain-containing protein, whose amino-acid sequence is MKKYLLIFIFYGFYATAQVGIGTTVPNGALDVTSTNNGLLLPRIGLTSTTDAVTVVNQITSNPLVNGTAIYNTATSGVYPNNVSPGFYYWNTNKWERINNGTKTELATNNTVAAPNSNMPNTYTGSNSTASTFDLSTQTRLITITGATGTTTLITCNVQISHSYAADIDLYLQSPTGQIIELSTDNGPFAGTNFNVTFADSGATNITSWTTGNVSGTYRPEGTLTTDVLTPTITTMAGFNGNSPNGNWTLHLRDDFAADFLNFIDFSLTIETNSTSDYRLVSEIPVIYKAGHDVLINSAYSANCSDSNGVITAITASTSSAGAIGTAVTDLTSPSYTKLSYTSNTAKSISKNHWLSSRNQAISSGLTDGTTYYYQLWAKGNIETPLSSNEQWSMAPIQLQK